The Glycine soja cultivar W05 chromosome 3, ASM419377v2, whole genome shotgun sequence genome window below encodes:
- the LOC114406214 gene encoding uncharacterized protein LOC114406214, producing the protein MPRKNNLRKNNARFVDEEHHDEVEHCDEEHRDEDVHHYIQQLINSLNKSQSESHGTESNHLNNSASTNAEQGSLKTRNVRGPTLLRDIWTMPPGKTIDVQFNRRNQAIGKEGRKLASFLGIIARNPELAPLNIDDWRCFDKEEKNKLVDLVRKKFSIPERGVEFVKKSLGKKWKDYKCDLRSMYFTKYKTKHTLLKHRPNHIPRDQWIGLVSYWVSDKGKRRSQANKSNRAKQKMPHTGGSKSIGTLMNEKAKDGIEPTRAEVFILTHKERKDGRPLDAESIKTLDLIQEKLCNGETSNEQDLDSVAWEGDVYSQVLGSERSGYIRGLGLGPTPSLLWGDKFSLGNISMNNNNMSNEMVPKLEQEMKELKERHEEEMNQMKELNQKQVAELTIMRQNQEKMMLELSFMREVMCRFMHTELPTPNFNRSYGQVSDSNGGRERAPRVPH; encoded by the exons ATGCCTAGGAAAAATAACCTAAGGAAAAATAATGCAAGGTTTGTTGATGAAGAACATCATGATGAAGTGGAACATTGTGATGAAGAACATCGTGATGAAGATGTGCATCATTATATACAGCAATTAATAAATTCACTGAATAAATCTCAATCTGAATCACATGGTACTGAGTCTAATCATTTGAACAATTCAGCTAGCACTAATGCTGAACAAG GTTCGTTGAAAACCAGAAATGTTCGTGGGCCTACCTTATTAAGAGATATATGGACCATGCCTCCAGGGAAGACAATTGATGTGCAATTCAATAGACGTAACCAAGCTATAGGAAAGGAAGGTAGAAAGCTTGCTAGCTTTCTAGGCATTATAGCTAGAAATCCAGAGTTAGCACCTTTAAACATAGACGATTGGAGATGTTttgacaaagaagaaaaaaataaattggtgGATCTTGTGAGG AAGAAGTTCTCGATCCCAGAACGTGGTGTGGAATTTGTCAAAAAATCACTtggaaagaaatggaaagacTACAAATGTGATTTAAGGAGTATGTATTTCACAAAGTATAAGACTAAACATACCTTATTGAAACACAGACCGAATCATATACCAAGGGATCAATGGATTGGTCTTGTCTCCTATTGGGTTTCTGATAAAGGAAAG AGGCGTAGTCAAGCAAATAAAAGCAATAGAGCAAAGCAAAAGATGCCTCATACAGGAGGATCTAAAAGTATCGGTACATTAATGAATGAAAAG GCAAAAGATGGGATAGAGCCTACACGAGCTGAAGTTTTCATCTTAACTCATAAGGAACGCAAAGATGGTAGACCATTAGATGCAGAGTCAATAAAAACACTG GATTTGATACAAGAAAAGTTGTGCAATGGAGAGACTTCTAATGAGCAAGATCTTGACAGTGTTGCTTGGGAAGGAGATGTGTATTCTCAAGTATTGGGATCTGAAAGAAGTGGCTATATTCGTGGGTTAGGACTTGGTCCTACTCCTTCTCTGTTATGGGGTGATAAattttctttgggaaatatttctatgaataataataatatgtctAATGAGATGGTCCCAAAATTAGAGCAAGAGATGAAGGAGTTAAAGGAGAGGCATGAGGAAGAAATGAACCAAATGAAAGAGTTGAATCAAAAGCAAGTTGCAGAATTGACCATCATGAgacaaaatcaagaaaaaatgaTGTTAGAATTATCTTTCATGAGGGAAGTTATGTGTAGATTTATGCATACGGAGTTACCAACGCCTAACTTTAATAGAAGCTATGGACAA GTCTCTGATTCTAATGGTGGTCGTGAACGAGCACCGCGAGTACCACATTAG